The following nucleotide sequence is from archaeon BMS3Bbin15.
TGTTACCATGCCATCGAGCTGCTCTTCAAGCTTCTTTATTACACTTGGGATAGTTATCCTTCTATTCTGCCTCTCTTCTTTGCTCATTCTTCCGACCAGAGAGACTGGCTGAAAGTCAACTCCACGGACAACATCAAGATTAGCAAGGGCAAATCTGACAATATCACCTATTTCGTTATCATTAACACCCCGTATAACCGTAGGCACAAGTACTACCTGTAATCCTGCTTTTCTGCAGTTCTCAATAGCACGCGGTATCTCCCAGTAGTTCTTGGTATTTGTTCCGGGAGTTACACCGTCAAAGCTCATGTAGAGAATAATATTGCCATTGTTTACATTTCCCGCCTCTATTATACGCTTTGCAAGCTCAGGGTCCTGGGATATTTTAATGCCATTGGTGTTGATAAGGATGTGGTCAAAACCCTCCTCCTTGGCCACTCCTATAATATCAATTAAATCCTCCCTGAGTGTGAGTTCACCACCGGTGAACTGTACTGCATCAGCACCAACAGGCTTCTCACGCTTTAGATTTCTGAGCATATCACGTATCTGCTCAAGCGTGGGTTCGTAAATATTGCTTCCATTTTTTGCATAGAAGAAGCAGTACCAGCATGATAGGTTACATCTGTTCGTCAGGACAATATTGCCAAGTGCAGTGTGAGACTCATGCTCACTGCACAGCCCACAGTTACCGGGACAGTGGATGTTCTCAGTTGAGATACCAGGATTTAAGAGCTTTATACCTGGGTCTGCATACTCTGAGGCACGTCTGTACAACTCATAGTCCTCCCAGTATATTTCTTTGGTCAATCCATGCTCTCTGCAATGCTTGACAATCCACACCTTGCCGGATTCCTCGTAAATAACGGCTCCAACCTTCATATTCCCATACTTTCCCTCAGACACGCAGACAGGACACAGGCTTTCAGTGGACCTTATAACCCTGCCGTTGATGCCATGAAGAGAAAGCAACTCATCAGCAGGGATACTACTTGTCAAGCTTATCTCCTCCATAAATAACACCACCCAACTATGTTTCCTGATTTATAAATCTTTCTAATATATAAGGGATATATACAAAGACATATAAAAAATTAACGACCAATTATATTTCTCAATCTTACTTGGACTTTTCTTTCTTAGATATCCTAGTTATTCCTTTTTCATGGATTGATGGCACATACCACCCTTTCTCCCTCACTATATCTTCCTTACGCATTACTTTCTCTACTTCAGTCTTCTTTACTTCAATCTCACCCAACAAAACCGCCTCCTATTATATAATAAAAATTTAACATTGGTAATGTTTATTCAAGTTTTATTTTAAAACTTCTGGTTGCCGGCTTTACAACCTTTGCCTTTGCCTCAAGTATGCCATTCTTGTACTTTGCCCTTGTTGAACTGGGGTCTATTTCAACATCAAGCTTGACTCTCTTAAAATACTTCCTATCACCCCTTTCTGCCTTAATTTCAATCTCGTTTTCAGTGGCTTCAAG
It contains:
- the moaA_2 gene encoding cyclic pyranopterin monophosphate synthase, which codes for MEEISLTSSIPADELLSLHGINGRVIRSTESLCPVCVSEGKYGNMKVGAVIYEESGKVWIVKHCREHGLTKEIYWEDYELYRRASEYADPGIKLLNPGISTENIHCPGNCGLCSEHESHTALGNIVLTNRCNLSCWYCFFYAKNGSNIYEPTLEQIRDMLRNLKREKPVGADAVQFTGGELTLREDLIDIIGVAKEEGFDHILINTNGIKISQDPELAKRIIEAGNVNNGNIILYMSFDGVTPGTNTKNYWEIPRAIENCRKAGLQVVLVPTVIRGVNDNEIGDIVRFALANLDVVRGVDFQPVSLVGRMSKEERQNRRITIPSVIKKLEEQLDGMVTPDDFFPIPSACAITDLMEMLSGKKKYRLSTHFACGMATYLFKENGRFVPITHFLDVEGLIKSLHMITRKMKAGRVVGKASGVISAVKLIGNIRGYVHNSPDGVSIRKTFVSSLIHRSYNAFIDLHENSLFIGMMHFQDTYNYDVERVRKCSIHYATPDGRIIPFCAFNVIPGLYRDRIQEKYSIPQSEWEAKNGRRLEDDNYRRNFSREEKEEIIRFYEQCVKMG